CTCGAACATCGCCCGCACCGCGGACTCGTCCATCCCCTCGATCGACCCGTACCAGCCGCGCCCGGCGTTGTTGACCAGTACGTCGATGCCACCGAAGTGCTCCTCGGCGGCACGCACCGCACGCTGCACCTGCGTCGCATCGGTGAGTTCCAGTGGCACGACGAGAACGCGGTCGCCGTACTGCTCGGCCCACGTCGCCAGCTCCTGCGGACGCCGGGACGTGAGCACCACGCGGTCACCCGTCTCGAGGGCCGCCTCGGCGAACGCCATCCCGAAGTTGCCGGGGGTGCCTCCGGTGATGAACCATCGCCTGCTCATGGCTCGATCACCACCCGGCTGATGAGCGCGCCGTCGAAGGTGAAGCGGTAGTGCAGATCCGCGACCCCACCGGGAAAGTCGCCCTCCAGGTGCTGCCCGAGGTCGACGCCCGCGTCGGTCGTCGTGGCGCCGATGAACTCGGTGGTGTAGGTGTATTCGCTGGCCGCATTGGCGATCCAGGATCCGATCTCGTCATGGCCCGTGTAGTCGTGACCTTCATCGGTGACCACGGCCTCAGCGCTGAGTGTGGCCAGCGCTTGACCCACCTCACGGGCGTCGAGCGCAGTCATGAACGTTCTTACGGTGCCTGGGAGCGCATCCCAGTCTGTGGTGTTTGTCATGACCTCACGATGAATGTTCCCGTAAGGGGAGGGTCAACCCCTGGTTCGACTCACGGCGTGATGTTGACCTTCCCCCAGGGGGAGGCATGAGGATGGCCATGTTTCATCACGTGAGCGATACGAACGCCGAGGAGGACGCCATGGGCGCACAGGTCTCGATCGGAGACTTCGCAGTGATGACCAGTCTGAGTAGGAAGGCGCTACGCCACTACCACGACATCGGCATTCTCGAACCCGCCCACATCGATCCTCACACCGGCTATCGCTTCTATGACACCAGCCAGGTCGATCACGCCCACATCATTCGCAGGTTCCGATTGCTGGGCATGTCCATTCCCGACATCAAGGCGCTGCTGAGCACCGAAGACGCCGGTGCCCGCACCGACATCATCACCACCCATCTCGAACAGATGGAGGCTCAGCTGCAGCAGACCCGTGACACCGTGGGTGCGCTGCGCGAACTGCTCTCCCCGGTGCGTACTCCCAGCGACGTCACATCGCGCCACGAACCGGCGCTCGCCGTGTGGTCAGTCAGCGCCACCATCGACACCTCCGGGATCGATGACTGGTTCACGGCGTCACTTCGGACACTGCACCAGGCCGTCGCCACGGCAGCAGGCGGGCCGACCGCGGTGGTGCCGGGCGGCCTCTACGACCGTGAGCTGTTTCTCGAACAGCGCGGCAGCGCAACCATGTTCGTCAAAGCACCACCATCCGCGGATCCCCCCGAGGGTATCCGCGCCGAGGTCTTACCCAGGGCCGAATTCGCGGTGCTCACCCACCCGGGCGGTCACGACGGCATCGACCGCAGTTACGCGGCCCTGGGCATCTACGTCAACGAGCATCTGATCAGCAGCCAGGGGCCCATCCGTGAGCATTACCTCGGTGGCACGCCCACAGATCCGGCCCGGTTCACCGCAACCGAGATCTGCTGGCCGATCTTCAGCACCACCACGCCACCGCGATGAACGACACACACGAGCGCATCTAGCCGGAGAACACGTAAGCGCCCCTGTTCATAGGCGGTTGATTCTTGACGGATCTAGTTCGGTTGATCCTTGACACTCTTGTTGTGTTTTAGGTCTGGCCGCTGGAGCGGCAGGCCTTCTTGTTTCGTACCTCGCCGGTGCTGCGGCGGGCGGCGGTTTTGACCAGATCCTCGCCGATGAAGAACCGCAGCAGCTCGCCATCGACGTGGACATCGCAGCGAGCTCCGGCGTAGTGGCGGCCGATACTGACCTGTTGCCACGACACACAGACCACCCCGTTGGTGGTCACCGTTCGGCTGATCCAGTCGCTGCTGCTGCGATCGGGGCTGTGCTGTCGTGGTGTGGTCGAGCGGGTCGTGGTGGTGCCGGCGGTGAAGCGCTCAGCAGGGGTGGCCATCTTCAACGACTGATGCGGCCGGGTGGTGTTGTAGTCATCGACCCACTCATCGAGTGCTTTTTGGGCCGTCTTCAGATTAGTGAATGGTGCTGCGTTGCTGAGGAATTCAACACGCAGACTCCGGTGGAACCGCTCGATCTTGCCGGTCGTGGTCGGGGACCGCGGCTGGGTCAGCAGGTGCTCGATGCCGTGCTCGCGGCAGATCGCATCGAAGAGCACCTCCACCGGCGGATGGTTGAACCGGCCGGTGAACACCTTGCCGTTATCGGTCAGGATCTGCTCGGGAGCACCATAAGTGGCCAGCGCGGCGTGTAACCCGTCGCAGACAGCCCGGGTGCGTTCTCGACTCATCAGGTGGGCACACACGCACATCCGGGAATGATCATCGATCCCGGTCAACGCTTTAGCGCTGGTGCCATCGGCCAGCGGGAAACCGCCCACGACATCCATTTGCCATAGCTCCATCGGGGCGCCGCGTTCCCAGCGTTTCCACTTGCGCGAGCGCCGATCCCGCAGGTGCGGATCGATCATCTGCGCCCGGACCAAAGCGCGGTAGACCGCCGACTCCGAGGGCAGCGGAACCACACCACGCTTGGACAGTTCGAACACCAACCGACGAGGTCCCCAATACGGTCGCGAGCGGCGCAGCTCCAACACCACCGCCTCCACCTGCGCCGGCATCTGATGCGGACACGACACCGGCCGATGCGACCGGTCGATCAACCCTTCCAAGCCCTGCGCCTCATAGCGGGCCAACCACGCATGCAACGTCTGGCGCGACACCCCAACCTTCGATGCCACCTGCGGAATCGACAACCCATCGCTGATCACCGCCAACACAGCCTGATACCGCTGCTCAGCCACGCTCAACTCCCTCATCTAGGGAGTGTCAAGGATCAACCGAAGTAGGTGTAAAGCATCAGCCGAAACACTGTCGCCCATCACCCGAAGACAAAACGTCAACAATCAACCGAGGTCACACAAACACGTAAGCGCCCCCGGCAGGAATCGAACCTGCGACCTAGGGATTAGAAGGCCCTTGCTCTATCCGACTGAGCTACGGAGGCAGCGCGTCGACAGTCTAGCGGTGCAGATTTGCCGGAAGGGGCGCGTGTAGCCCTGTGTGAATTGAAATCTGGCTGAGCAAAGATCCACGGAAGCGTCAGTCGGTGCCGAAACGGGATAGCAACGCCTCCTGCAACCGGCGCACTTCCTTGAGCTTTTCGCGAAGTCGCAGCACCGGCTCGGGGGTCCGAGCGGCACCCCAGCCGGCGTCGCAGCGACTGGTCCAGCGGTGCTGGGCGACCGCGATCAAGTCCTCGAGTTCATCGATCTCGTCCTGCATCAGCTGGGCAAAGCGCCTAGCTTGAGCTGCGTCGTTGGGATGAAACGGCCGCGTCATCGAAGGACGTGGAAACGGCCGTCGCAGCGGTACGGGTGAACTCGCAGAGAACGCGGACTCGACGCGGGCAGTCAGTCCACCGGCGAAGCTGGGGGCGGGGTCCTCGAGAAGCATTCACAAATCGTCCTGTGAATTGCTCGACGTTTCCTGTCAGGCAAGTTCGCAGCCAACGCCGGGCCACCGTCTGTTCACTTTGCCGGCCCGGTTTCGCGGGGGACCCAGGGTCTAAAGACCTCAGTTCCTGAGAATTCCTCAGGTTCGGCCGAAGTTGGGTTATGGTGTGACGACTGGCACACGCAGACCCCTCCGCATCCGCGGTTGGCAAACGCGTTAGGCGGGCTAAGGACAAGGGGGTCTGGCAGCTCATGAGCAGTCCAATCGAGCAGGTCGCCGCGCGTTGCACGCAGGCGTTCAATACCGGGTCGCTGTTGCTGCGCGGCTCACCGGCCGCCGCCGGATGGGTGCTGGGGTGGCTCAACGCCGAGTTCGCGCCACAGGTCCTCACGGGTCACGCACTCGCGACCGTTTCCCCGCTGCAACGGGTCGCCTGCGCCCTGGCCGTCCAGAAGGCCGACAAGGTGCTCGACGCGGCGCTCGAGGAGACCTTCGGCAAGGACTACACCTCCCAGGTGCGGCATCCGCTCGACGAAGAGCCGGGGCACCGGCCCAACGTCGCGGCCGTCCTCGACGCCATGCATCATCGGCGCCGGTACGCGGCCACCACCCGGAACATTTCCTACGGCCCCCGAGGCCGCAACAACACCCTCGACATCTGGCGCCGCCCCGATCTGCCCGAGGGGTATCGCGCGCCGGTTCTCATTCAGGTCCCCGGCGGTGCATGGTCGGTGAACGACAAACGCGGCCAGGCCTATCCGTTGATGGCCCGGATGTCCGAGCTCGGCTGGATCTGCGTCACCATCAACTACAGCCGCAGCCCGCGCAATGCCTTCCCGTCGCACATCATCGACGTCAAACGGGCCATCGCCTGGGTGAAGGCCAACATCGCCGAATACGGCGGAGACCCGGACTTCGTTGCGATCACCGGGGGATCGGCCGGCGGTCACCTGAGCTCACTCGCGGCGCTGAGCGCGGGGGATGAGACCTTGCAGCCCGGCTTCGAGAGCGCCGACACCAGCGTGCAGGCCGTCGCGCCCTACTACGGCGTGTACGACCTGACCACCACCGACAAGATGCATCCGCTCATGATGCCGCTGCTCGAGCACGTCGTCGTCCAGCGCAGGTTGGAAGATAATCCCCAGATCTACCGTGACGCGTCACCGCTGCACCGCATCCATCGTGACGCCCCGCCGTTCTTCGTCCTGCACGGTGAGAGCGACGCCGTCATCCCGAGTGCGCAGGCCCGTGATTTCGTTGCGGCACTTCGCTATTCGGGACCCGCGACGGTAGCTTATGCCGAGCTGCCCAAGGCGCACCACGCCTTCGACACGATTGCGACCCTGCGCTGCCAACTGGCGGCAGAAGCCGTCGCGAGCTTCATGGGCATCGTTTACGGCCGCCACGTCGCGGCACGCAACGGCACGCAGAGAGTCGCGGTCGGCTCAGCGAGCTGAGATCAGGCGACCGTCATCAGGTAGTCCGCGGCGCCGGCGTAGACGATCGTCGACGGGCTCGGGGTGACCGCGGCGTTGACGATCTTGGTCGCGAACCCTTCGACCGTGGGCAGCGCGCCCATGGTCCCGTCGCCGGAGACCACCGTGAGGTGGATGCCGGCATGGTCCAGTTCGGAACGCATTGCGTAGAGCGCGGTTTCGCCGGCGCGCTTGCTGGCGGCCACTCGCCCATATCCCTTCGCCACCGCCTTGTGCGGATAGAAGTGGGCCTGGTGGCTGGTGACGAACACGATCCGCGAGCCGGCCGGCATCAGCGGCATGGCCAGCAGTGCAAGGCGGCGCTGAGCGTCGCGGTTCAGCCGCATCGCGTATCCCGGGTCCGCGCCGCTGTCCAGACCGCCGGAGGCGTTGAGGATCAAGGCATCGAGCCTGCCGAAGTGGGCGGTGACGTACTGCATCATCGCTTCGACCTCGACGGCGTCGGTGATGTCGGCAGCCAACGCCGTGGCGCTGCCACCCGAACTCCGGATGGCGTCGACGACTGCGTTGGCCCGCTCGGCGTTCTCTCGGTAATGCACGATCGTGTGGGTGTCGGGTGCGGTGAGCTGACGTGCGACTTCGGCTCCGATTCCTCGGGATGCACCAGTGATCAGCACGACGCGGACGAGTGGCTGCATTGCGGGTTCCTTCCGTTGCGGCACCACTCACCGTACACCGACTCTAAGAAAAATAAGGTAAAAATAAGATAACGCTGAGGCTACGGACGGTGGGTCGCTAGCGCGCCGCGGTGGTCTCCTGTGGCCGCAGCAGCGGCACCACCAACACGATCACGATCGTCCAGCCCAAAGCCGCCACCGGGATTGCCCACCCCCGCCGCATCGCCAGCGCGTGCTGGCATTGGTCGGCTTTGCCTGCGAACGTCGCCTGAACCAGGTCGGCGCTAAAACCGCTGCCGCACTTGATCTGTACGCCCCATGGATCGAAATCTGGGAGATACACCGGCCACCGCAGCGCGAGCAGGCCAAGTGTCAGCAGCGCCACTGCGACGACGGCTGCCACGATCTGCCGAACGGTCACGTCATGCAGACATTGGCGACCAGCAGCACCGGCCACGACACGATGGACCCCAGGAACGACACCACGAGGTCGGCGCCGTGCATCGAGTGCAGATGGTCGGTGTGGGTTGAGGACCACACCAGACCCACTGCGAGATAAGGGATCCCGATCAACAGGTTGATGCCGATCAGTTCGGCGATCGTCAGTTTGTAGTTCAACACCGACCGAATTTTCGTCAGCATGATGTCCTCCCGCCCCGAAGTGAGCCCAATGCTAGTGAGTGCGGCCGCTCGGGAGAGCCATTTGTGAGAAACTGTGTTCTCAGATTTGGGGGAGGGGCCGTGGACCAGATGATGACCAAATTGCGCCGACTGCTCAGCTACGAGGTCACCGTCGAGGCGGTGATCGAGATCGCGATGTGGCTTGCCATTCCCTATCTGGTGATCGGACTTGTCTGGGGCTTCTTCCACGCCGATGCGGTGCAGCAGCTCGAGGTCCAGCTCGGCCGAGTGCTGCCGGCCGGCGCCGAGGTCGGTGCCTACGGGTTGGCCGCGCTGCTGTGGCCGGTCCTGCTTCTGCTGCCGCCGCTCTGCCTCGCGTGAGGCGGTAACCGACTCGCAATCGAGACCCGCCGCCCCCGTGCGCCGACTAGCGTGGTTGGCGAGCGAAGCGAGGCAAGCCGTGGGCGCAGCAGGCGGTCGCGGAACGGGAGGATTTGGTGTCGATGAGGTGGGATCGATGAGCGGGACCGTCGACGTCAACGGTCTGCCGGAAGAACTCGGCCCGCTCGACATGCTGCTGCATCGCGGTGAGGCCAATCCGCGGACCCGGTCGGGAATCATGGCGCTGGAAATCCTCGACAGCACCCCGGACTGGACCCGGTTCCGGACCGCGTTCGAAAACGCGTCGCGCAAGGTGCTCCGGCTACGCCAGCGGGTCGTCGTACCGACACTGCCGACAGCCGCGCCGCGCTGGGTTGTCGATCCCGACTTCAACCTCGACTTCCACGTCCGCCGGGTTCGCGTTCCCGAGCCCGGCACTCTGCGTGAGGTGCTCGATCTCGCCGAAGTGAGCCTGCAGTCACCGCTGGACATCACACGGCCGCTCTGGACGGCCACCCTTGTCGAAGGACTCGAAGGCGGCAAAGCCGCCACCCTGCTGCACCTCAGTCACGCCGTCACCGACGGCGTGGGCGCCACCGCGATGTTCGCCGAGATCTACGACCTCGAACGCGAACCGGCGCCGCGGCCTGCGCCGCCACTGCCGGTGCCGCAGGACCTCACGCCCAACGACCTGATGCGCGAAGGGATCAACCAGTTACCCGGCGCCATTGTCGGCGGGCTGCTCGGCGCCGTCACCGGTGGGCTGGGGGTGGTTGGCCGCGTGGTGCGCAACCCCGGCACGGCCGTGTGGGACGTCGTCGACTACGCCCGCTCCGGACGTCGGGTGGTGGCCCGCGCCGCCGACCCGTCGCCGCTGCTGCGCCGGCGCAGCCTGTCGTCACGCAGCGAGGCGATCGAAATGCGGCTGTCCGATCTGCGCGCGGCCGCGCACGCTGCGGGCGGCTCGATCAACGACGCCTACCTCGCCGGGTTGTGCGGGGCGCTGCGGCGTTACCACGAAGCGCTCGGCGTGCCGGTGAACAGCCTACCGATGGCGGTGCCGGTGAGTCTGCGGGCCGAGGCCGACCCGGCCGGCGGCAACCGGTTCGCCGGGGTCAACCTCGCCGCACCGATCGCCGTCGTGGACCCGGCGGTGCGGATCCAGAAGATTCGCAAGCAGATGACGTCGCGGCGCGAGGAGGCTGCCATCGACCTGATGGGTGCCATCGCACCGGTCGTCGGGCTGCTGCCCGACGCTGTCCTCGAGGCGATGAGCGGTGCTGTCATCGGGTCTGACGTGCAGGCCAGCAACGTGCCCGTCTACGCCGGCGACACCTATATCGCCGGAGCGAAAGTGCTGCGGCAGTATGGGATTGGACCGTTGCCGGGGGTGGCCATGATGGTGGTGCTGGTCTCTCGCGGCGGATTCGCGACGGTCACCGCGCGCTACGACCGTGCCTCGATCACCGACGAGGACCTGTTCGCGCAATGTCTGCGAGAGGGTTTCGACGAGGTGCTGTCGCTGGCCGGCGACCCGCCGCCGCGGGTGGTGCCCGCGTCGTTCCCCGATGCCGTCAACGACTCCGCCCAACCCAGCCCGAACGGATCGGTGGCCTACTGATGAGCGATACGGAGATGCGCCTGCCCGGCTCGGTCGCCGAGGTGATGGCAAGCCCCGAGGGACCGCAGATCGGGGCCTTCTTCGATCTGGATGGCACGCTGGTGGCCGGGTTCACCGCCGTCATCCTGACTCGGGAGCGGTTCCGCAGCCGTGACATGGGCATCGGGGAGCTCATCACGATGATCGCCGCGGGCCTGAACCATCAGCTCGGCCGGCTGGAATTCGAAGAGCTGATCACCAAAGCGTCGCAGGCTCTTCGCGGACGCGCACTGAGTGATCTGCACGAGATCGGCGACCGGATGTTCGTGCAGCAGATCGAGAAGCGGATCTATCCCGAGATGCGCGAACTGGTGCACGCGCATATGGAACGCGGTCACACCGTCGTGCTCAGTTCCTCGGCGCTGACCCTTCAGGTCGAGCCGGTGGCCCGCTTCCTCGGTATCGCGAGCACGCTGACCAACCGGTTCGAGGTCGACGAGAACGACGTGCTGACCGGCGAGGTGGTGCGGCCCATCCTGTGGGGGCCGGGCAAGGCCAACGCCGTCCAGAAGTTCGCCGCCGACAACGACATCGACCTCAAGCAGTCGTATTTCTACGCCGACGGCGACGAGGACGTCGCGCTGATGTATCTGGTCGGCAACCCGCGGCCCACCAACCCCGAGGGCAAGATGGCCGCGGTGGCCCGCCGGCGCGGCTGGCCGATCCTGCGGTTCTCCAGCCGGGGCAGCGGTGGCCTGATGGGCCAGGTGCGAACGCTCCTCGGTGTCGGTGCGCTGGTGCCCGCCGCGACCGGCGCGATCTGGTGGGGGACGCTGACCCGCAGCAGACGGCGTGGCCTGAACTTCTTCACCACCGCGTTCCCGAACCTGTTGTTGGCCGTCAACGGTGTGAAGCTCAACGTCCTCGGTGAAGAGAACCTCCGTAAGCAGCGGCCCGCGGTGTTCATCTTCAACCACCGCAACAACGCCGACCCCGTCATCGCGGCGTCGCTGTTGCGGGACAACTGGACCGGAGTCGGTAAGAAGGAACTGAAGGACGATCCCGTCGTCGGAACGCTGGGCAAGCTGGTCGACACCGTCTTCATCGACCGGGACGACCCGAAGGCGGCGCTGGAAACCATGCACGAGGTCGAGAATCTGGTTGCTAAAGGCTTGTCGATCATGATCGCGCCCGAAGGCACCCGGTTGGACACCCGGACCGTCGGCCCGTTCAAGAAGGGTTCGTTCCGTCTGGCCATGGCCGCGGGGGTGCCGGTGGTGCCGATCGTGATCCGCAACGCCGAGGTGATCGCGTCCCGCGACTCCTCGACCATGAATCCCGGCGAGGTGGATATCGTTGTCTACCCGCCTCTTTCGGTGGAAGACTGGACGTTGGACGACCTGTCGGAGCGGATCGAAGGGGTTCGTCAGCTCTATCTGGACACGCTGAAGAACTGGCCGACCGGCGAGGTGCCGGAGCACGACATCTACAAGAAAGCTCCGGCCAAGAAAGCCGCCAAGAAAGCGCCTGCCACCAAGGCGGCCGCGAAGAAGACACCGGCCAAGAAGACCCCGGCCAAGAAGACACCCGCCAAGAAGGCAGCCGCCAAGTCGCAGTCGCCGAGCGCCAAGGGCCGCCGATGACCCACACCGACCACCTGGCCGACTTCAGCACCACCGACGACGCGCTGGTGCTGGCATCGGTGTCGTCGAAGGCGGAGTTCGAACTGCTCAACGACTGGCTGCACGCGCAGCGGCGGGCACACCCCGACACCAAGGTCGAGGTGCTGCGCCTGCCTGCCGGCGATCCGCCGCCCGGGGTGGTGGCCCAGCTCGTCGAGGAACTCGGCGTCGGGGAGGACCGGCTGGTCGTCCCGGTCCGGGTGTTCTGGGTGCCCGGCGGCCTACCCACCCGGGTCAAGATCGTCGGCCTGATCTCCGGACGGGACACCTACCGACCGCCAGAAGTGCTGCAGCGCAGAATCCTTCGCCGCGATCCGTCCCGTGCGCGCATCGTCGCCGGTGAACCGGCGAAGGTTTCCGAGCTGCGCCAGCAGTGGCACGAGAACACCGTCGGCGACAGCCCCCGTGATTTCGCGCGGTTTGTGCTGCGCCGCGCCAGACTGGCGATCGAGCGGATGGAGCTGCGGCTGCTGGGGCCGGAATACAAGTCGCCGCAACTGATCACCGACGAACTGATGTCGTCGACGCGTTTCATGGAGGGCCTGGAGAAGATTCCCGATGCCGAGCCCGCCAAGGCCGAGGAGATGCTCAACGAGCTCGCCACGGGCTGGAGCAGGTTCTCGGTCGACCTGATCCCCAACCTGGGGCGGGCGATCTTCAGCCGGGGCTTCGATCCCCGAATCGACTACGACAGCATGGAAATCGAGTCGATGCGGCGCGGCCTGGAAGACCATCCGGCGGTCTTGCTATGGTCGCACCGGTCCTACCTCGACGGCGTCATCGTCCCGGTGGCGATGCAGGAGAACCGGCTTCCGCCGGCGCACACCTTCGCCGGGATCAACCTCTCGTTCGGGTTCATGGGCCCGCTGATGCGCCGCTCGGGCGTGATCTTCCTGCGCCGCAAGCTCGACGACCCGGTGTACAAGTACGTGCTGCGGCAGTTCGTCGGTTACATCGTCGAGAAGCGATTCAACCTCAGCTGGTCGATCGAAGGCACCCGGTCGCGCACCGGAAAGATGTTGCCGCCCAAGCTCGGACTGCTCGCCTACGTCGCCGACGCGTATCTGGACGGCCGCAGCGAGGACATCCTGCTGCAGCCGGTGTCGATCAGCTTCGACCAGCTGCACGAGACCACGGAATACGCGGCCTACGCCCGTGGCGGCGAGAAGACGCCGGAGAGCGCCGAATGGCTGTACAAGTTCATCAAGGCACAGGGCGAACGCAACTACGGCAAGATCTACGTCCGCTTCCCCGAGGCGGTGTCGATGCGCCAGTACCTCGGCGAACCGGGCGGCCCGATCGCCTCGGATGAGGCCGCCAAACGGCTGGCCATGCAGAAGATGGCTTTCGAGGTGGCCTGGCGCATTCTGCGGGTGACACCAATCAACGCCAGTGGTCTGGTGTCGGCGCTGCTGCTCACCACCCGCGGCCGGGCGCTCACGCTCAACCAGTTGCACCACACCCTGCAGGATTCGCTGGATTACCTTGAGCGCAAACAGAACCCGGTGACCAACAGTGCCCTGCGGCTGCGCACACCCGACGGCGTACGGGCCGCGGTCGACGCGTTGTCCAATGGTCATCCGGTGACCCGGGTCGACGGCGGTCACGAGCCGGTCTGGCGGATCGCGCCGGAGCACGAGCACGAGGCGGCCTTCTACCGGAACACCTTGATCCACGCGTTCCTCGAGACCTCGATCGCCGAATTGGCGCTGGCCCACGCCGGTCGGGCGCCCGACGGCGATCGGGTGGAGGTGTTCTGGGATCAGGCGATGCGGCTGCGTGACTTGCTGAAGTTCGACTTCTACTTCGCCGATTCCGCTGCCTTCCGCGAGCACCTCGCCGAAGAGATGTCGTGGCAACGCGATTGGGAGATTCAGGTCGCCGCGGGCGGTGACGCGGTGGACAACCTGCTGCGCGACAAGAAGCCGTTGATGGCGCACGCCATGCTGCGACCGTTCATCGAGGCCTACACGATCGTCGCCGACGTGCTGTGTGACGCACCGGCCGACGTCGAGGAGAAGGAACTCACCAAGATGGCCCTGGGCGTGGGCGCCCAGTACGCCGCTCAGGGACGGATCCGTAGCAACGAGTCGGTGTCGGCGCTGTTGTTCACGACGGCGCGGCAAGTCGCCGCGGACCAGAACCTGCTGCAGGCCGGCCCGGATCTGCGGGAACGGCGACAGGCTTTCCTGCACGAACTGCGCAGCATCCTGACCGACATGGACCGCATCCACGAGATGTCCAGCGCCCAGTTCTATGCCCGTGAGCTCAGGCTGCGCGAGTAGCCATACGCTGAAACGATGACCGCACCCGACGCCAGCCGCACCGCGGTGTGGCCGGTGCTGTCGATGGTGGCCCTGCTGGCCGGCATCACCGCCGCCGGCATCGGTGCGCTGTCGTTGGCCGACGCGCTGACGGCGACCGGGCTGCCCGATCCCGGGTCCGTCACCACGCTGGGCCTGCCATTCGTGCAGGCCGCAGGCGAGATCGCGGCCGTTCTGGCGGTGGGCTCGTTCCTGTTCGCGACATTCTTCGTCCCACCGCAGGACAACGGAGTTCTCGACGTCGCCGGCTACCGCGCGCTGCGGATCGGGGTCGCCGCATCCGGGGCGTGGGCGGTCTGCGCGGCGCTGATCGTCCCACTGACCGTTTCGGACGTCTCCGGTCAGCCGTTGCGCGAGCACCTCAACCCGGTGCAGCTGTGGTCGGTGGCGAGCCTGGTCGACACCGCCGGCGCCTGGCGCTGGACGGCGTTTCTGGCATTGGCTGTCGCCCTCGCAGGCCGGGCGGTGTTGCGTTGGTCGTGGACGCCGTTGCTGCTGGCCGGTTCGCTGATCACGTTGGTGCCGCTCGGCTTGACCGGACACTCGTCGGCCGGCGGATCCCACGACGTCGGCACCAACAGCCTGATGATCCACCTGCTGGCAGGCGCCCTGTGGGCCGGCGGATTGCTGGCCCTGCTGGTGCACGCGCT
This is a stretch of genomic DNA from Mycobacterium sp. ELW1. It encodes these proteins:
- a CDS encoding glycerol-3-phosphate 1-O-acyltransferase, which encodes MTHTDHLADFSTTDDALVLASVSSKAEFELLNDWLHAQRRAHPDTKVEVLRLPAGDPPPGVVAQLVEELGVGEDRLVVPVRVFWVPGGLPTRVKIVGLISGRDTYRPPEVLQRRILRRDPSRARIVAGEPAKVSELRQQWHENTVGDSPRDFARFVLRRARLAIERMELRLLGPEYKSPQLITDELMSSTRFMEGLEKIPDAEPAKAEEMLNELATGWSRFSVDLIPNLGRAIFSRGFDPRIDYDSMEIESMRRGLEDHPAVLLWSHRSYLDGVIVPVAMQENRLPPAHTFAGINLSFGFMGPLMRRSGVIFLRRKLDDPVYKYVLRQFVGYIVEKRFNLSWSIEGTRSRTGKMLPPKLGLLAYVADAYLDGRSEDILLQPVSISFDQLHETTEYAAYARGGEKTPESAEWLYKFIKAQGERNYGKIYVRFPEAVSMRQYLGEPGGPIASDEAAKRLAMQKMAFEVAWRILRVTPINASGLVSALLLTTRGRALTLNQLHHTLQDSLDYLERKQNPVTNSALRLRTPDGVRAAVDALSNGHPVTRVDGGHEPVWRIAPEHEHEAAFYRNTLIHAFLETSIAELALAHAGRAPDGDRVEVFWDQAMRLRDLLKFDFYFADSAAFREHLAEEMSWQRDWEIQVAAGGDAVDNLLRDKKPLMAHAMLRPFIEAYTIVADVLCDAPADVEEKELTKMALGVGAQYAAQGRIRSNESVSALLFTTARQVAADQNLLQAGPDLRERRQAFLHELRSILTDMDRIHEMSSAQFYARELRLRE